CCGTCGCGGTGATAATGAGCTGCAAGGGAGCGCATAACGAAGGAAGGGTGTCATGGTCTGCGATAAGCGAATCATTCCCGTACCGGTATGTCGGGAAGGGGTATAAAGTGAACAAGTTTTCGGAAGCCGATAAATTCTTTTCGCAAGGGTCGGGAAAGAAAATGGACCTTAAGCCTCACAGGGTCCTTGCGGATTCATGGTTCTCGGATACCCGCGGCTTCCGTCCGAACCACTACTTAGTAGAGCAGTGCCTGCCGATGCCAAACTACGATTGCGTGTTGACGGTGGTGTGGCAGGCGTAGATCGCAGCTAAGAGATCCCGGTATGCATCTCCGGGGTTGGGAACGTTGAATCTAAAGGCTGCGTCGCTTACTTTTGACCCACTCGGAAGAAAGAGATGCGCGATAATCAGGTCGAGGAAACCTTTGAACTGGACGAACCCAACAAAGAGTTCGAGGTCTACTCAAAGGTCACTCTGAACCGGATTTCCTGAGGCGCCGGCGAGATGAAAGTATCCGACAGCGGGATGCCGGATGAGACATACTGGAACAGCCTTTTTCATATTCCCGGAATTGTAGAATGGCTTGATATAAAAAACGCAGCCGGCCCGATCGTGGAGATCGGATGCGGCTACGGATCGTTCACTGTCACCGTTGCAAAGGAAACCGGCAGCGAAGTTTATTCATTCGACATAGACCCACAGATGCTTGCCGCTGCACGGAACAACGCCGAGAGGGCTGCACTCACGAACGTACATTTCTTTCTTCGCGATGTTCTCGAGGAAGGAACCGGGCTCGACTCCGCGGGCTCCGGAATGGTTCTGCTTTTCAACATCTTGCATTTCAACGAACGACGGGTTCTCCTTCAAGAAGCTTCGCGAATCCTCAAACCTTCGGGAGTGGCAGCCATTATCCACTGGCGAAAAGATATCGAGACGCCGCGCGGGCCTCGCATCGAGACGCGGCCTGACAAAGAGATGATTCTCGCCAGTATCGGCGGCCTCGATTTGCATTTCAACGGCGACAGCAGGATTTTAGAACCGTATCACTGGGGAATCAAGCTTATCAAAGAAATAAAACGGCGGTCATGAACGATAATTCAGAGAGACTCTATAGAACCGCATTCAGGCTGGCCATCTTCACCATAGCCTACAACCTTGCCGAAGGGCTTGTCGCTATTTTCTTCGGCCAGAGGGACGGAAGCCTTACTCTTTTCGGCTTCGGCATCGACAGCTTCATCGAGGTAATTTCAGGACTTGGTATTGCTCACATGGTATCGCGTATCCGGCGTGACCCGGAGAGCAGCAAAGATAAATTTGAAAAGACCGCCCTGACAATCACCGGCATTTCATTTTACGTCCTTGTTTTCGGGCTTCTTGCGACGAGTATTTACAAACTGCTTACGGGAGAAAGACCCGGGACAACATTTGCGGGCGTAGTGCTTTCATTAATTTCAATTGGAGTCATGCTTGCCCTCATGTATTCGAAGCTCACGGTGGGAAAGGCGCTGGACTCAGACGCGATAATCGCGGATGCACAGTGTACCAGGGTTTGTGTTTACATGTCCGTAGTCTTGCTTGTTGCGAGCGGCATTTACGAGCTGACGAAAGTCGGTTATGTCGATATCCTCGGTTCGTTGGCGTTAGCCTACTTCTCATTCAACGAGGGACGTGAATCTCTTGAGAAGGCAAGGAATGATAAATCATGCGCTTGTGAGGATCCCTGAGGAGAGAGGCCCCTCACTTTTCAATCATCTAAATTCCTACGAGCTGCGAGCCATGATCTATCAGCTAACCGCATCCCCGTTGATTCTTCGGTTCATGTCGATTACTTTTAATCAACTTGGAAAAAGAATTGGAGTGGGAAAAATTGCAATTGCGGGGAGGCGTTGTATGCTCCTAAAGCCTTTGCCGACAGAACGCATATATCATTACCTTCACACTGATGTAAGTCTAATAAACGATGATACCCTGAAAATCCTTTTTGCCGAGATTGTAGGTCTTCGCGGGGGGACGATTCAAGGGGTTGTCCTTGATTTTTTGGTCCGATCGCTTCACCCATACATGGGCGACGAAAAGCGAAAGCCGTTCGAGAAGACGGAGTTCCTACTTGAGATATATCTCCCGTCAAAAATCGGTGAACTATGGGAGACAGAAATCTATAAGCTGTGCATTGATCTCGCACTGTTTTCAGGACTAAGAAGTGCCGAAGACATTGATAAAATGAGTCTTTACGTTTTGCTGAATAGAACAGTTCCTCGCGTGAAGAAAGCCAAGAAGCGGAGGACCCCGTATTAATGGACGGTAAATCTCAAAACATCAGGGAGCAGCAGCTAAGTAAGCTGAAAGAACTTTTCCCGGAAGTTGTTTCGGATGGGAAGGTGGATTGGGAAAAGCTCAAGCTAACCTTGGGCGAAGACACAACAATCGACAACGAACGGTACGTTCTCAACTGGGCTGGCAAAAGTGACGCCTTCAGAGCGATCCAGACTCAGACCACCGCAACGCTGAAGCCGCAGCGCGAACAGTCGGTTGATTTTGACACGACGCAAAATATCTTCATCGAAGGCGAAAACCTTGAAGTGCTGAAAGTGCTACAGAAGTCGTACTATGGGAAGGTGAAGATGATCTACATCGACCCGCCATACAACACGGGCAACGACAGCTTCATTTATCCCGACAAGTTCAGCGAGAGCAAAGATGAATACCTGAAGCGCATCGGCGACAAAGATGAGGCGGGTTACCTGACGAAGGAAGGATTCTTCAGAAAGAACAGCAAAGAGAACGGGCAGTACCATTCCAACTGGCTATCCATGATGTACCCGCGGCTCTTCCTCGCGAGGAATCTTCTGCTCGACGACGGTGTGATATTCGTTTCGATTGACGACAACGAGATGCACAACCTGCGGCTAATGATGAATGAGGTTTTTGGAGAAGAGAATTTTGTGGCCGCGTTTGTCTGGTTTGGAGGGAGGAAAAACGATTCGAAGCAGGTTAGTGTAAGCCATGAATATATTTTGTCTTATGGCAAGTCGTCAGCGGCTAAAATTTCATCTGGGAATGTATGGAAAGAAAAAAAGGAAGGTATAGATCGGATTTATTCTCAGTATGAGAAATTGAAGAGGAAATATGGCAAAGATTGGTCTGCTGTCAGCGAAGGTTTACAAGAATGGTATCGCGGCCTTAAGCCATATGATCCTGCAAAAGAACATGAACACTACCACTGGGCGGATAAAGAAGGTGTCTATTTTGCGAGTGATATATCCGGCCCAGACGATGGAAGGAAAAATCGACCAAGGTATGAAGTCCTCCACCCAGTGACCAAGAAGCCCGTTCAAATCCCAGCAAGAGGATGGAGATGGGAATATCCAAGGATGCAAGAAGAGTTAGCCGCTGATCGCGTGCATTTTGGACCCGATGAGTCTTCAGTGCCAAACATTAAAGTCTATTTGCGTGAGAATGAGTATCAAGCACCCAGTAGCGTATTTTATAGAGATAGGAGAGGGGCAAGTGCTGATCTGAAGGGCATCTTGCAGGAAAAAGTTTTCGACTTTCCAAAGGACGCGGGAGTAATTAGACGACTCATTTCGCTCGTGACTTACACAGATAGCATCGTCCTCGACTTCTTTGCCGGCAGTGGCACAACGGCACAAGCTGTCATGGAACTGAACAAGGAAGACGGCGGTAACAGAAAGTTTATCCTGATACAGCTTCCAGAGAAGATTGATGAGGAGTCGGATGCGTACAAAGCGAACTACAAAACGATCGCGGATATTTGCAGAGTGCGTATCCGAAGGGTGAGTGAGAAGATCAATGAAGAAATCGAAACACAGCGTGACCTGTTCAAAGACAAATCCTTGGACCTCGGATTCAAAGCCTTCACGCTTGAGCCGTCGACCTTCAAGGTCTGGCGGACAGATACGATTGAGAACGGCGACGATCTGAAAAAACAGATGGATGCTTTTACTGATCCCGTCAAGACTGGCTCTGACGCCAACGACATGGCGTGGGAGATACTTGTTAAGTCGGGGTATGAGTTGACAACGAAGATGGAGAAGCGAACAGTCGGCAATGTCGCGATCTATTCGATTGCCGAAGGCGAGATTGCGCTTGCGCTTGAAAAGATTACCCAAAAGGCAATAGCTGAGGTCGTCAAAATGAAGCCGAAGAATTTTATTTGCCTCGACCGCCTCTTCGCAGGCAACGATCAGTTAAAGACAAATACCGCGTTGCAGATGAAGGACGCGGGAGTGGAGTTTAGGACGATATGATATTTGGGTCGGATTGGTCTTGGCATCATGTTCCTATGGCAGTCAACAGAAGACCGATCTCGTTTTATTTTTAAGGAGTGAGACATGAAAGAAGATTCTACGATGGAAGATCCAGAGATCCAAGGTATAACCAAGATCTCTGTAACCGGATTTAAATCGCTAAGTAGCACTTGCGAAATCCCCGTTAGACGGCTCACCGTCTTGGCAGGAGCAAACTGTTCAGGAAAGTCCAGCATTATGCAACCCATGCTCATGATGAAACAGACCCTTGAGTCTCCATATGACCCGGGACCGCTTTTGCTCAATGGTCCTAACGTTAGGTTCACGTCGGCTGGCCAGTTCTTTAGCAACATGGGCGGAAACGAATACGCCAAGGAAATGGTGGTTGCTATCGAGACAGATGGCAGTTACTACATAAAGTCAATATTTTCAAAAGGCACTTCAGGCCCCCAACTTGCCAAGATGGAATACGGTGGAGATGGCAAGCTATTTGAGTTCAAGAATGGTATGATCGTTGATAGTGCCTCTTACGTAATTCCCGCCCAATTGAAGGAACTTGCAGAGGCGTTTTCCAAGGAAAGGAAAACGACTCTTTCATGGCAAGTCCAACGCGACCGCTGTTTTTTTGCCCTTGCCCTGACGGAAAATATCGAGAAGACGGTGAGGACTGTTTTAAGTGCTGCCCCGCTATCTCCAAGCTTCGAACTCCAAGCACGGCTGCGAGATATCATCCATGTTCCTGGATTGCGCGGAAATCCTGAGAGAACCTATCCTGTAACTGCAATAGGCGGGGAATTCCCAGGGAGATTTCAGGACTACGTGGCGAGCATCATAAATATGTGGCAATCAGAGGACAACAAGAGACTCCAACAACTCTTTAATGACCTTCAGGTCTTGGGTTTGACTTGGAAAATTGAAGCTCACCCCTTAGACGATGTACAAGTGGAGTTGAGGGTAGGTCGGCTCGTCACAGCCAGAAGAGGCGGCGCTCAGGATCTGGTGAGTATTGCGGACGTAGGCTTCGGGGTCTCACAAACAATTCCGGTTTTGGTGGCCCTTCTCGCAGCGCGAAAGAACCAACTTGTCTACATCGAAGAGCCTGAGATTCATCTTCATCCCAATGCGCAAGCGGCGTTGGCTGAGATATTTTTGAGGGCGGCAAGTCGGGGAGTGCGCGTTGTTGTAGAAACCCACAGCAGTCTCTTCCTTCGCAAGCTTCAAGCCCTTGTAGCTGAGCGTCCCGAATACAGAAGACTAGTGGCTCTCCACTGGTTTGACAGAAACAAGGACGGATACACCAAGGTGACTAGTGCAGAGCTCGACCAGACAGGAGCATTCGGCGAATGGCCATCCGACTTCGACGAAGTTTCTCTTCGAGTGGAGAAGGAGTATATCAACGCAGGTGTTCGTAAGTAACTTTCCCCGGATGAGTAAGCCTTTCAAGAAGCAACTGGTTATAGATGCGTCGATCGCGCGCGCAGCGGGTTTTAAGTCCGTGAGGGGTGTGACCTGTATTGAGTTCATGGAGCGTGTCAGAGATATATGTAATCAACTTGTAATGACAGAGAAGATACATGAAGAATGGAACCGCAATGCCTCAAAGTATGCTTTTCAGTGGGCCGCAAGTATGAAATCATTAGGCAAACTCCGCGATCTTGAAGCTGGCGACCCAACCACTTTGCTAAAAAAGATAGAATCACTCGAAATTGGAGATGCCCAGAAGCGGGCGATGCTCAAAGACGTATGCCTTATTGTGGCCGCAAAATCAAGTGAATGTCGAGTCGTGTCTCTTGATGAAGAAGCGCGAGAGTTATACCGGAAATTCGGAGACCCTCTCCAAGAATTGAATGGTGTCTTGTGGATAAATCCTGAGAAGCAAGATGACGATGCCATGGGATGGCTGGAGAGGGGTACACCAAGTGAAGATGCCCTCCTTCTTCGACAGAAACAGGCATAACGATGAAACTCCAATTCGACTCACATCAAGACTTCCAGATACAGGCTATCCAATCCGTAGTGGACATTTTTGAAGGACAGCCGCTTAACACTGGCGACTATGAATTCTCGCTTCAGCAGGGAGACACAAGTCTTGCATTCACAGAAAACGGTGTCGGGAATGCAATCAGATTGACGGAGCAGGAAATACTTAAGAATGTCCACTCTATTCAGAAACGAAATGGAATAGAAGAATCCTCCGAATTGAAAGGCCTCAACTTCTCAGTCGAGATGGAAACTGGTACAGGGAAGACATATGTTTATCTTCGCACCATATACGAGCTCAACAAAACTTACGGCTTCAAGAAATTCATTATTGTCGTGCCAAGCATTGCGATTCGCGAAGGAGTTCTCAAGAATCTCCAGATAACATACGGCCACTTTCAAAGCCTTTACAACCGCGCCCCTTTGACATACACCGTCTATGGCTCGAAGAATGTCTCAGCTCTGCGTGGCTTTGCTTTAAGTAACACGATCCAGGTGCTCGTCATCAATATTGACTCCTTTGCTAAGGATGAGAATATCATCAACAAGCCGAACGACAAGCTCACGGGAAAGCGGCCGATAGAATTCATTCAATACACAAATCCGATTGTCATCGTGGATGAGCCGCAGAACATGGAAACCGATCTTCGGAAGGAGGCAATTGCTAACCTAAAGCCATCATGCACTCTCCGATATTCCGCAACGCATCGGGATGTTTATAATCTTGTCTATAAACTGAGTCCTGTCAAAGCTTATGACCTTGGATTGGTAAAGCAGATCGAAGTCGATTCGGTAGTCAGCGAGGACAGTTTCAACCAGGCATTTGTGAAGCTTGAAGGGATAAAGACGCAGAAGAAAAGACCTCCGAGAGCAAAGCTCTCATTTGATTATGAAGGCGCAGAATCGGTCTTGAGGAAGTCCGCCTATCTCGATAATGGCGATAACCTGTATGACCTATCGAACAAAAGAGAGATGTACCGTGATGGGTATATAGTAAACTCAATAGATGCCGATGAGGGCTTTGTCGAATTTTCGGGAGGGTTAAGAATAAGTCTTGGAGAGACTACGGGCGGCCTTCGGGACGACATAATGAAAGTCCAGATAAGAAAGACGGTCGAGGAACATTTCCGAAAGGAAGCAGTCCTGAGGCCAAAAGGCATCAAGGTTTTATCTCTCCTGTTCATAGACAAAGTAAATAACTACCGCCTCTATGAAGATGGCAAGAAGGGAGACGGAAAGTTCGCTGTCTGGTTTGAAGAAATCTTCAAAGAGTACGCAGGCAAACCTGAGTTTAGAGGAGTGATACCATTCGGCGCTGCTCAGGTCCACAACGGCTACTTTGCCCAGGACAAGAAAGGCTTGATGAAAGATTCCCGCGAGGGGAAAACTTCTGAAACCGATACCGAGGCTTACGAACTCATCATGAAAGACAAGGAGAAGCTCCTTGAAATTAATGAGCCTCTCCGGTTTATCTTCAGCCATTCAGCCTTGCGCGAAGGCTGGGACAATCCCAATGTCTTCCAGCTTTGCACACTGAACGAGACCACCTCCGAGCTAAAGAAGCGGCAGGAGATTGGACGGGGGCTCAGGCTTGCTGTCAACTCCGACGGAAACAGGGTGTTTGAGAAGGCGGTAAACAGATTGACCGTAATCGCGAATGAGAGCTACGAGCAATTTGCAAAAAAGCTCCAGAAAGAAATCGAAGACGAGACGGGAGAGAAGTTCGAAGGAAGGATAAAGAACAAGAATGAAAAGAAGAAAGTCACTCTGCGGAAAGGGTACGACGCAGATCCGAAATTCATTGAGCTTTGGGAACGCATAAGACAGAAGACAACGTACCGCGTCGAATACCTAACCGACGAACTGACTCGCAAGGCTGCGAAGCGGGTTAGCAAGATGTGTGAGATTCTTGCGCCTCGAATCGTTGCCCAGCGAACCAAGCTTGTCATGGAAAAATCAGGCGTCACTGGTGAAGGGAAGTCGATTGAGTTTCATGCTCCGGAATACGGCACAGTGGCAATCCCCGATATTGTCGGCTACATCGAGCAAAGAACGCATCTTACGCGTTCTACCATAATGGAAATCCTACGCCAATCGGGAAGGCTCCTTGATTGCCTGAAGAATCCGCAGTTGTTTCTTGAAAGTACAGTGCACGAGATAAAGACTGAACTGGAAGCAACTATGGTCGATGGTGTCAAATACCAAAAGATAGAGAACGAGTATTACGAGATGCACCAGTTCCAGACTGACGAGATAGAAGAGTATCTATCAAATCTTTACGGTGTCAAGAACAAAGAGAAGACTATCTTCGACAACATAGAGATAGATTCGCTGTCGGAGACAGAGCGCAAATTTGCCAACGCTTGTGATACCAGCGATGACGTAGAGTTTTTCTTGAAGCTCCCGCGGTGGTTTGAGATAGAAACTCCGGTTGGGAAATACAGACCCGATTGGGCTTTGATGCTGAAGAAAGAAAAGCGGCTTTACTTCGTGGCGGAAACGAAATCGACCCTCGATAAATCCAAGCGCCTCGAAAGCGAGAACCAGAAGATCGAATGCGGGAAGAAGCACTTTGCAGAGCTCAAGGAAGTTTATTTCACAGAGGCGACAAAGCTTGAAGATGTGGAAAGGGAAGCAAGCCAAATAAAGTGACTAGATCAAAAGGGCGGCTTCAAGTAAGAAGCAGATAAAAAAATCAAAAACTAAATCATAGGAGGCTTAAGATGGCTTTTTCTGAAGAAGAAATTCAAAAGGTATGGAACGATGGTAAAGCCGTCGCAGGCTATGACCCGGACGTATGGAGAAAAGACCAGTGCGGTGCGTGGATTCATCGCATGCAATACGGAAACAGAAAATCCGATTACGGATGGGAGATTGACCATATATCCCCGGGAGGCCCAGATACGAAAGACAATCTTAGACCCTTACAATGGCAGAACAATTTAAGCAAAAGTGACAGTAGACTAGGATGCAAGGTAACGTCTTCGGGAAAGAAAAATGTTGAGATTAAGGAATCTGAAGATTAACTGACCAAGTTAGAAAAATCTGCCTGCGCTTAATCGGGCAGAGTATTTTGTAATAAATGATAATGTTTATAGGAGTGTATTTGCTATGTTGAAAGATCAATTCGAGCAATTCCTTACTATCTATGATGCCGATGCGAAGGATGCGATCTGGGCTGAACAGAGTCGGACCTTTCGTCGGTTTTGGAATGATAAAATTGTAAATGGTTCACCCGATTCACTTACGGATGACAACATCGACCCTATTGTAAGGATACTTGATCGACATGGGAAAGGGAACAATAGCGAATCCGAAGCCATCGCGAAAGCCATGGTTGCACAGGGGGCATGGCGAAGAATGTTTCACGAGTTATGCTCAAAGAAAGATTTGTCAAAGCTCATAACTCAGATATTTGAAACGGCCGATACAGGAGAGAGAGCCGCTAACGTTGATTCACTTTATGAGATGAATAAAGGCAGGAAGAATAATCTAACTGGGCCGAGCGGGAACGTGATCAACGCTTTCCTTGCGGCGTACGACCCGATGAGCAATATCAGCATAATCTCTATGAAAGACAGAAGGCTCATTATTGAACACTTTGGATTTCCAATGACATTTGATTATGACAATGCCACTTCAGGTGTCAGGTTCGCAAACACGAACGAAATAATCCTCCGGGGATTTAGGTCTGAAGGTGTGGAAGGGTCCGCTCGAACGATTTCGGAATTCTGTTATCGCTCGCCGGCAAAGGCTCTCTGGAGAGGTACACATACTGTTGAGATCGGAAAGAAACCTGTGGAGGTGAGTATACCGCGCGACGATGATGACGATACCTCCTATGATGCCGAAGAGGAAGGACCTAGGGAGTCAATTGCAATGCAGGCAATCGTAGCGGAAATCGGAGCAAAAATGGGAATGCAGATTTGGATTCCCAAAGGAGATCGATCAAGAATTCTCAGGGTCTGGCATCCTACAGGAGAAGAACTGCTTGACAGACTGCCATTGAACTATGACGAAACAGCCATGAAGACAATCGAGAACATAGATGTGCTCTGGCTAAACCGACGAGCAATTGTTAGAGCCTTCGAGGTCGAGCATACAACTTCCATCTATTCGGGATTGTTACGAATGGCCGATCTTCTTGCTTTGCTACCCAATATTGATATCAAATTGCACATTGTCGCGCCACCTTCAAGAAGCGAGAAAGTATTTGAAGAAATCAAACGTCCAGTGTTTTCCTTGTTGGAAGGCGGAGCACTTTCTGAAAAGTGTACATATATTTCCTACGACAGACTTCGTGAACTGTATAACGATAAGCAATTGGAATTCCTTAAGTCGGACGTGCTCGAAAAATATTGTGAACAAGCTGAATGAGGGATAGGCTGTCGTTCAAGAGTATCTCTTCGGATTAATTCACGTGTCCACTTCCCCATAAATAACCAAGGGCACGTTCACACGTGCCCCCGCTGTCATTCCAAATAGCTTCGCGAAACGCAAACTGCTTTTACTTCTTTGCCTGCCGGCGGCGGCATATTGATGTCTCGATGTGGCTTTTCCTCTACCGGACAATCAGGTACGACGCAAGGAAATCTAATTATTTCTCCATACATTATCAGAAAAACTTCATGAGTAATTCAAAACCAGATTACGGCTTTGACGGAAATCCCGCGGCATTGGTTATCTCTCTATGCGCCGTCGCTATCGTCGATCTCCTTTTGTTCTTGTCGTCTTCACTCCTCATCAGGATCGCCGCGTATATAGTATTCGCATTTGGATTGGGGTTTCTCGTCGTTACGGCGTGGCATTTTTCGTATGTCAGGTTCGGGAAGCTGAGGCACCGTGATGCCCTCCTGTCTTTAGTGGATTGGAAGGGGAACGAGACGGTACTCGATGTCGGGACAGGACGCGGCCTCCTCCTCATCGGCGCGGCAAAGAGGGCCGGGAAGACCGTCGGCGTAGATATCTGGAGAAAGCAGGACATGGCAAACAACGCTCCCGAAGGAGCATTGCACAATTCCGAGCTGGAGGGCGTACGTGACAAAATCGAGATCAGGAACGAAGATATACGGAAGACATCTTTCCCATCCGGATCCTTCGACGTGGTTCTTTCAAACCTCTGTCTGCATAACATTAAGGGTAAGGAAGGAAGGGATCAGGCATGCAGGGAGATCGCGCGGGTCTTGAAGCCCGGCGGGACTGCAGTCATATCCGATGGAGGTTTCACAAAAGCGTACCGCGATGTATTCAGGAATGAGGGGATGGAGGCGAAGATCGTGAAGGCAAGGTTCCCGCACAGGTCGCTGTGGCTTCATGCGGTAGTCGCAAAGAAAAAAGAATGAGCGCCGTCGGAGGGCACATGACAAACGCTGTTATTAATCCGTCGTCGGTACAATAGTAGAGTGCATTCCGTGTCCGAAAGGAGTTGATAAGAACAGAAGGGAAATCATGGCAAAACGTATACCTGTTTATGTCTATTGCATTTTGATGGCCTTTGTATTCCTACCGCTTATAGTGAAGAGTGCCTATTCGTTCTTTTTATACCACGGAGTGGACGTTCCTGCCTCGAACACTCGTTTCGCTATTCTACTCGCTGAAGAGCTTATCTGTTTACTTGTAGCGTTCCTGTTGTTTCGAAAAATGGGGTATGATATGTCGGTCTTTGGTTTCAAGTTGAGGTCGGGCCAGATTTTATGGTCGATCGGACTCTTCCTGATTTGCTTATTGGCGACCACCCTGGTCCTTTCGGTTCTCGTTCATGTTCTCGCTCCTAATTATCATCACACGACATCAACTTTCAGCACCGCCACAAAAGTAATCGCGCCTCTGGTTATAGTGTTGTCGATAGTGAACGCGTACTTTGAGGAGTTTTTCTTATTGAGACTTTCGTACCACGCTTTGGAGGGGAGGATCTCCGCCATATCGATTGGTGTCTTAACGATCGTGATCCGAATCTCATACCACACTTATCAGGGCGTCTACGGAATGGCTTTCGTTTTTATCTTCGGCGCGATCATGGCTCTGTACTATACCAAATACAGATCGATAGAAGCCCCGGTGATCGTCCACGCTTTGTGGGATATACTGGCTTTTGTGAGATACATGTGAGACAGGACAGCGGGTGACATCGCTAGATCTAAGTGCGCATGTATTGCTGCACGGCCGAAGGCGATTGCGGTGATCGATAATAAACTATATCAAGGAGGCTTAAATGTTCAAGATTCTTCTGACTTTTGTGCTGTCAATGTCCCTGACAATCTGTGGATTTTCACAGGACCTACCATCAGGCTCGAAAGCAGGGCCGATGGACTCTGTGGAGTACTCCGTAGTCGCTGCGGTAGTCAAAGCAGATCACTTGCCGAAGCATCCGCGCTGGTTCATGCTGTCCAATCGGACGACGACATTTGAGTGCGATCCGCCCGCTAATACCGGTTTCAGCTTTGTGGGCTGCAGCGGCATGCGGACTCAGGACCAATCCCCGCAGGACGTGTACAATATGCTTGCGGGCAGCCTCCACTCCCTGACGACAGAGGTCTTTCTCGACCTGATGTCGAAGTCGGAGACCAGCACTGTCGTAGATAAGACTCTGCCATTGAATGTCAAACAAATCATCTGGGGACCAACGTCAACTTCGAGTGTCCCGAAAGAGCTCGGCGCTCCGGACTTTGCCGTCTACCATTCGCGGGTAGGCTTCAATAAGGAAAAGACGCTTGCTCTTGTGTACGTTGCCGCGGCAAACTGGACCGACAGCTCGAAGACCTACGGGGAATACGTCATGCTCGGGTGGCAAGAAGGGGGCTGGACGATCCTCGAAAGGTATAAGATGTGGAGTATGAAGTAAGTCGGGTTCAATAGATATTGTCACTGCGCTGACGGAGGGGCGTGTGCCAGGATGCGCTCGGGTAGCCCGGCATCGCGGCTTGGATTTCCACTAAGAGCATATCCCGCCCAAAATACTTTATATGAGGGGATCCCGCAAGGCGGTGAGGGGAATGAGAACTGAAAAGGGAGAGTGCCATCAAGTGACGGATTGCCGTCACTCGAAAACTCGGGACATGCTAGTCGCACGAAGCAAGGTACTCCTCTCGCGTTTCATGAGACGAAAATAGATTCACCTCCATACCCGTGCAACCATTTCAACGTTCCTGCATTATTGATTCAGATGTATTACAATATGGTACGATGACCGACCCGGAACTTCTCGAAAGAATCAAGGCCGACCCTGGAGCTTTCTCGGTCGTCTTCAAGGAATACTATAAGCCGATCTTTGGCTACGTGCTTAGGAGAACGGGGAAAGTGGACGACTCAGCTGACATCGCGGCGGAGACATTTTACAAGGCGCTGAAATACATAAATGCATTCACATATAAGGGTGTATCTCTCAAGGTTTGGCTCTATCGCATCGCGACAAACGAACTCAATATGTATTTCAGAAAAAAGAGATCCTCACTCCTGGATAGGGTCGACATCGAGTCCGCCGGGTC
This sequence is a window from Candidatus Acidiferrales bacterium. Protein-coding genes within it:
- a CDS encoding site-specific DNA-methyltransferase, which translates into the protein MDGKSQNIREQQLSKLKELFPEVVSDGKVDWEKLKLTLGEDTTIDNERYVLNWAGKSDAFRAIQTQTTATLKPQREQSVDFDTTQNIFIEGENLEVLKVLQKSYYGKVKMIYIDPPYNTGNDSFIYPDKFSESKDEYLKRIGDKDEAGYLTKEGFFRKNSKENGQYHSNWLSMMYPRLFLARNLLLDDGVIFVSIDDNEMHNLRLMMNEVFGEENFVAAFVWFGGRKNDSKQVSVSHEYILSYGKSSAAKISSGNVWKEKKEGIDRIYSQYEKLKRKYGKDWSAVSEGLQEWYRGLKPYDPAKEHEHYHWADKEGVYFASDISGPDDGRKNRPRYEVLHPVTKKPVQIPARGWRWEYPRMQEELAADRVHFGPDESSVPNIKVYLRENEYQAPSSVFYRDRRGASADLKGILQEKVFDFPKDAGVIRRLISLVTYTDSIVLDFFAGSGTTAQAVMELNKEDGGNRKFILIQLPEKIDEESDAYKANYKTIADICRVRIRRVSEKINEEIETQRDLFKDKSLDLGFKAFTLEPSTFKVWRTDTIENGDDLKKQMDAFTDPVKTGSDANDMAWEILVKSGYELTTKMEKRTVGNVAIYSIAEGEIALALEKITQKAIAEVVKMKPKNFICLDRLFAGNDQLKTNTALQMKDAGVEFRTI
- a CDS encoding AAA family ATPase yields the protein MKEDSTMEDPEIQGITKISVTGFKSLSSTCEIPVRRLTVLAGANCSGKSSIMQPMLMMKQTLESPYDPGPLLLNGPNVRFTSAGQFFSNMGGNEYAKEMVVAIETDGSYYIKSIFSKGTSGPQLAKMEYGGDGKLFEFKNGMIVDSASYVIPAQLKELAEAFSKERKTTLSWQVQRDRCFFALALTENIEKTVRTVLSAAPLSPSFELQARLRDIIHVPGLRGNPERTYPVTAIGGEFPGRFQDYVASIINMWQSEDNKRLQQLFNDLQVLGLTWKIEAHPLDDVQVELRVGRLVTARRGGAQDLVSIADVGFGVSQTIPVLVALLAARKNQLVYIEEPEIHLHPNAQAALAEIFLRAASRGVRVVVETHSSLFLRKLQALVAERPEYRRLVALHWFDRNKDGYTKVTSAELDQTGAFGEWPSDFDEVSLRVEKEYINAGVRK
- a CDS encoding methyltransferase domain-containing protein yields the protein MKVSDSGMPDETYWNSLFHIPGIVEWLDIKNAAGPIVEIGCGYGSFTVTVAKETGSEVYSFDIDPQMLAAARNNAERAALTNVHFFLRDVLEEGTGLDSAGSGMVLLFNILHFNERRVLLQEASRILKPSGVAAIIHWRKDIETPRGPRIETRPDKEMILASIGGLDLHFNGDSRILEPYHWGIKLIKEIKRRS
- a CDS encoding cation transporter, with the translated sequence MNDNSERLYRTAFRLAIFTIAYNLAEGLVAIFFGQRDGSLTLFGFGIDSFIEVISGLGIAHMVSRIRRDPESSKDKFEKTALTITGISFYVLVFGLLATSIYKLLTGERPGTTFAGVVLSLISIGVMLALMYSKLTVGKALDSDAIIADAQCTRVCVYMSVVLLVASGIYELTKVGYVDILGSLALAYFSFNEGRESLEKARNDKSCACEDP